The Methanosarcinales archaeon genome contains the following window.
GGAAGAAAGGGCGAACATTGTAGCAACTGCAAGGTTATAACCGATAGCTGAAGGGACAAAAGACAATTTAATCAAATTAGCAACAACCAGATAGCCGAAATAATAATACTGCATGGTCTCCCCAGACATCCAGGGATCCATGGGTGGAAAGCTGGTGCTGCGAAGTATCATATTAACAAAGCTCATATCCATGAACTTTTCTCCTCCGCCCCAATATATTTCAGGGGAAAAACCGCGGAAAATCACGAAAAGTATGAAGACGGCAGTAAATAGTATTTCAGTTCTGATCAGTTCATTTCTATCAATTGAGCATCTTCTTGCATAGAAAATCACCATCGATATAATGAATAATATTATCAATGCCAGCCCAACGATTGTGAGGCTGTAATTGAAACCTAAATTTGCCAAACTCCATGAAAAATATGTTACCACTACCAGACCCAGTATCCTGGATAACGCAACACCTTTGCCATCAAGATTCCTAAATATCCAGACAGTAAGAGGCAGAGCAGCAAGTCCGATTACCTCAAGGACCATCCACCACTTTGCAACTTCCAGCCATTCCATAAAAATCTCACGATTGTTATTGCTTATTTATCTTTTTTAATATTTACCAATTCATGCCAATTCATATTAAAGTGCATAAGGTATAATGCACCAAAGACAAGCGTTATGGAATTCTTAATAATATGATCGATAACAGCAGCAGTTGCACCAATATATCCTGCAATACCTGCGATCTTGAAAACAACAGTAAGGGCTCCCTCGTATGTACCTATGGCTCCCGGTGTAATTGGGAACAACTTGGCAAGATTTCCAATAGCCACTGCCAGGAAAACGACAGCAATTAGGGCTGAAACCGATATTGCATTATAAACCAGCGGAAAAGCTGTTAGTACAACAAAAGTGGTAACGATGTCAATTGTCCAGACTAAAATTGATGTTAAAAATACAATAATGAAGTCTTTAGGGTTAGTAGAAACAGTGAATATTTCATCAACAAACTTTCGTGCAATCCCTGCTACCCAATCGGTATAATCACCTGATTTTGAAAATCTGAGGATAATGCGTTCTATGGGTGATAAACCGTTATTCCCCCTGGATGAAAGAAAGAATATAGCAAAAAAGAACAGGACAATTACTGCAAGAGATGTGACAATTACAGGCATTACCCAATCGTCTACCGCAGCTTCAGCAGTCACGACCAGAACTGCGAGCATGCCTAAAACAGTTATGGCAATGATATCAAATACCCTCTCCACTGCCAAAGAGGACATACCTGTCGTTAACGGTATATCCTTTTCTTTTTTTAGTATATAAGCTCTGGAAATATCACCTATCCTGGCAGGTAATATTACATTGGCAGACTGGCTTATGAATATGCTGCCAGTTATGAAGTTCATGCCCTGTCTATGACCTAAACGGCTCAGAATATGTTTATATCGGATTCCTCTTACCGGCCATGAGAACAGATAGATGAACATAGCCAGCACGATCATCGAGGGCGAGGCTGTACCCAGAGCCTGCCAGATATTATCGATACCAACTAATGTAAATATCAAAAAAAGCAGCATTAATGCAAGAATGAAGGTAAAGATTACCTTTTTCCGGCGTCCTGTTCGTAGAGCATTCAACTGCCACCAGAGCCTGAAGATCTGGCTCCCCATCCCGATAACATCCTTGACCAGGTCTACTTTTGTAGTTCCCCCATGTCGCCACCTGACCGGGAATTCCTTGACTTTATAACCGCCTCGCTGTGCCCTGACAAGAAGTTCAGTGTCCCAGAACCAGTGCATATCTTCCACAGAATCCATGATCTCCAAAAGAGAATCT
Protein-coding sequences here:
- a CDS encoding flippase-like domain-containing protein, with protein sequence MCYIDVDLATDMVHLKELIDAIRYEGYDFSTGSRMMPSSDVKRPAKRGFASKGFNFITRTMLGSKLYDHQCGFKAFKRDSLLEIMDSVEDMHWFWDTELLVRAQRGGYKVKEFPVRWRHGGTTKVDLVKDVIGMGSQIFRLWWQLNALRTGRRKKVIFTFILALMLLFLIFTLVGIDNIWQALGTASPSMIVLAMFIYLFSWPVRGIRYKHILSRLGHRQGMNFITGSIFISQSANVILPARIGDISRAYILKKEKDIPLTTGMSSLAVERVFDIIAITVLGMLAVLVVTAEAAVDDWVMPVIVTSLAVIVLFFFAIFFLSSRGNNGLSPIERIILRFSKSGDYTDWVAGIARKFVDEIFTVSTNPKDFIIVFLTSILVWTIDIVTTFVVLTAFPLVYNAISVSALIAVVFLAVAIGNLAKLFPITPGAIGTYEGALTVVFKIAGIAGYIGATAAVIDHIIKNSITLVFGALYLMHFNMNWHELVNIKKDK